A genomic segment from Mycoplasmopsis arginini encodes:
- the dnaX gene encoding DNA polymerase III subunit gamma/tau codes for MSLTNKYLALYRQYRPKTFEDVHGQQHIIDTLKNILKENKITHAYLFCGPHGNGKTSTAKIFANAINCTHRTDASPCANCIETIDQNMDIIEIDAASNTGIDDIRELREKIKHLPTQGKYKIYIIDEVHMLSKGAFNALLKTLEEPPKHAIFILATTDPQKIPLTILSRVQRFNFKKIDKPILIKQIVDIFAKENIKAEEEAIKLLVNLGNGSFRDTLSIADQIAIYCANKTITKKDIEELYGIVDFDNIWYLIKCISANQHKMMLDKFNYLIDNGASVEKIVLQIFETLKDYFVFSKTNQESLLEYAPKEKLIELKIDDELLFKYIDIIQKTIKDSQFSDIPKEIVELNLLKMASCKNESLTLINKENKQLEVQTKNHFNESKENELISETYEDTNDFQLVNDYDNNKNEDNLENHKNFNSIFNLKNISNTFKTSEDIKIDEVKKELEENGISEINVDNILEKTSEILIAETTKEYENDDLLNDIITTEFDNENFSKTVDIIKPELDQNDVNILAFIFQYIKLNLYDYGTKNKQDLDTMYYNMIEQKIKKEYEYLISLIKGFKIFFAIEDLIVLRSDDTFKVHELNLKRCNEDFMEAINSIFGRYTNVVAVTKEQVEIAIQNCKQNWSKLKNEEVKMFSLPKLDKYKNKVNANVEFAKKLFGDIVKEQKK; via the coding sequence ATGTCGCTTACAAATAAATATTTAGCATTATATCGTCAATATCGACCAAAAACTTTTGAAGATGTACATGGTCAACAACATATTATTGATACTTTAAAAAATATTCTTAAAGAAAACAAAATTACTCATGCTTATTTATTTTGTGGTCCGCACGGTAATGGTAAAACTTCAACTGCAAAAATTTTTGCTAATGCCATAAATTGTACACATAGAACTGATGCTAGTCCTTGTGCTAACTGTATTGAAACGATTGATCAAAATATGGATATTATTGAAATTGATGCTGCTTCTAATACAGGAATTGATGATATTCGTGAATTAAGAGAAAAAATTAAACATTTACCAACTCAAGGCAAATATAAAATTTACATTATTGATGAGGTTCATATGTTATCCAAAGGAGCTTTTAATGCTTTACTTAAAACATTAGAAGAACCACCTAAACATGCCATTTTTATTTTAGCAACTACCGATCCTCAGAAAATTCCATTAACAATTCTTAGTCGTGTGCAAAGATTTAATTTTAAAAAAATAGATAAACCAATATTAATTAAACAAATAGTTGATATTTTTGCAAAAGAAAACATTAAGGCAGAAGAAGAAGCTATTAAATTACTTGTTAATCTAGGTAATGGTAGTTTTAGAGATACATTAAGTATTGCTGATCAAATTGCAATTTATTGTGCTAACAAAACAATTACCAAAAAAGATATCGAAGAACTATATGGAATTGTTGACTTTGATAATATTTGATATTTAATAAAATGTATAAGTGCTAATCAACACAAAATGATGCTAGATAAATTTAATTATTTAATCGATAATGGTGCTAGTGTTGAGAAAATAGTTCTACAAATTTTTGAAACATTAAAAGATTATTTTGTATTTAGTAAAACAAATCAAGAATCACTTTTAGAATATGCCCCAAAAGAAAAACTAATTGAATTAAAAATTGATGATGAGCTTCTATTTAAATATATTGATATTATTCAAAAAACAATTAAGGATTCACAATTTAGTGATATTCCTAAAGAAATAGTTGAATTAAATTTATTAAAGATGGCTTCTTGTAAGAATGAATCATTAACATTAATTAATAAAGAAAATAAGCAATTAGAAGTTCAAACTAAAAACCATTTCAATGAATCAAAAGAAAATGAATTGATAAGCGAAACTTACGAAGATACAAATGATTTTCAATTAGTTAATGATTATGATAATAATAAAAATGAAGATAATTTAGAAAACCACAAAAACTTTAATTCTATTTTTAATTTAAAAAATATTTCTAATACTTTTAAAACTAGTGAAGATATCAAGATAGACGAAGTAAAAAAAGAATTAGAAGAAAATGGAATTAGTGAAATAAACGTTGATAATATTTTGGAAAAAACTTCAGAAATCTTAATTGCCGAAACGACAAAAGAATACGAAAATGATGATTTGTTAAATGATATTATTACTACAGAATTTGATAATGAAAATTTTAGTAAAACTGTTGATATTATAAAACCAGAATTAGATCAAAACGACGTTAATATCCTCGCATTTATTTTCCAATATATAAAACTTAATTTATATGATTATGGAACGAAGAATAAACAAGATTTAGACACAATGTATTACAACATGATTGAGCAAAAAATAAAGAAAGAATATGAATATCTTATTTCTTTAATTAAAGGTTTTAAAATATTTTTCGCAATCGAAGATTTAATTGTTCTAAGAAGTGACGATACTTTTAAAGTTCATGAATTGAATTTAAAAAGATGCAATGAAGATTTCATGGAAGCTATTAATAGTATTTTTGGTAGATATACAAATGTTGTTGCCGTAACAAAAGAACAAGTTGAAATAGCAATTCAAAATTGTAAACAAAACTGGTCTAAATTAAAAAATGAAGAAGTAAAAATGTTTAGTTTACCAAAACTAGACAAGTATAAAAATAAAGTGAATGCAAATGTGGAGTTTGCAAAGAAACTTTTTGGAGATATTGTTAAAGAACAAAAAAAATAG
- a CDS encoding YbaB/EbfC family nucleoid-associated protein, which produces MNINEMLKNAKRIQSEMEKDEQVVAKQSFVVEKQGIKVTMNGQRKITEIIINEALIDPEDPELIQDLVMLAVNEALEKIEAAYDEIGKKYSNNGLPF; this is translated from the coding sequence ATGAATATAAATGAAATGTTAAAAAACGCTAAAAGAATTCAAAGCGAAATGGAAAAAGACGAACAAGTTGTTGCTAAACAATCTTTTGTTGTTGAAAAACAGGGTATTAAAGTAACAATGAATGGTCAAAGAAAAATAACTGAAATTATTATTAATGAAGCATTAATTGATCCTGAAGATCCTGAATTAATTCAGGACTTAGTAATGTTAGCCGTTAATGAAGCGCTAGAAAAAATCGAAGCAGCTTACGATGAAATTGGTAAAAAATATTCAAATAACGGATTACCATTTTAA
- a CDS encoding DNA polymerase III, with amino-acid sequence MIDSVFKNIIDNSLKENKLSQVYLLSSKNIKSFDEYFLYFISQVNHDNFKKFSDIKFGELYFYIDGQNQTINKQTILDSMNETTETSILFKNKKKILFISNIENGTQHSLNSLLKFLENPPYNTIIIMSCNFISQVIKTIKSRAFIIEINHKNDETNIDKSKPFASFFKTINTQYNEELIYIFNDLSKSISLYYKNPLLFFQSLIINFNYENKEIILNFLIMAFMDIYKIKKGIKELDIFNDFKFKQEAFDYIPIYKIISLLKEVKNNINNAANFNLQKSNLLLKLEEFYGI; translated from the coding sequence ATGATCGATTCTGTTTTTAAAAATATCATTGATAATTCTCTTAAGGAAAACAAATTAAGTCAAGTTTATTTGCTTTCATCAAAAAACATTAAAAGTTTTGATGAATATTTTTTATATTTTATTTCTCAGGTAAATCATGATAATTTTAAGAAATTTAGTGATATAAAATTTGGTGAGCTGTATTTTTATATCGATGGGCAAAATCAAACAATTAATAAACAAACTATTTTAGATTCAATGAATGAAACTACCGAAACATCAATTTTATTTAAGAATAAGAAAAAAATTTTATTTATATCAAATATTGAAAATGGAACACAACATTCATTAAATAGTTTGCTTAAATTTTTAGAAAATCCTCCTTATAACACCATTATTATAATGTCATGTAATTTTATATCTCAGGTAATTAAAACAATTAAATCACGTGCTTTTATCATTGAAATTAATCATAAAAATGATGAAACAAATATTGATAAATCTAAACCTTTTGCTAGTTTTTTTAAAACGATAAATACTCAATATAATGAGGAATTAATTTATATTTTTAATGATCTAAGTAAATCAATTAGTTTATATTATAAAAACCCACTTTTATTTTTTCAATCATTAATTATTAATTTTAACTATGAAAATAAGGAAATAATTTTAAATTTTCTAATAATGGCCTTTATGGACATTTATAAAATTAAAAAAGGTATAAAGGAATTAGATATTTTTAATGATTTTAAATTTAAACAAGAAGCATTTGATTATATTCCGATATATAAAATTATTAGTTTATTAAAAGAAGTAAAAAACAACATAAATAATGCTGCAAACTTTAATTTACAAAAAAGTAATCTATTATTAAAATTAGAGGAATTTTATGGAATCTAG
- a CDS encoding bis(5'-nucleosyl)-tetraphosphatase → MKYEKSCGAVVLRNIESKLEVLLVEQRAGHCGFPKGHVENNETEIETAIREVKEETNIDIEIIEGFREVTHYSPFKNTSKEVVFFLGKPLNFDKEKQEEEINIVDWYSIEDALVNKITHEVNREILEKAVNFYVTNCWKYK, encoded by the coding sequence ATGAAATATGAAAAATCTTGTGGTGCTGTTGTTTTAAGAAATATTGAAAGTAAGCTTGAGGTTTTATTAGTAGAACAAAGAGCAGGGCATTGTGGTTTTCCTAAGGGACATGTTGAAAATAATGAAACTGAAATTGAAACAGCAATAAGAGAAGTTAAGGAAGAAACTAATATTGATATTGAAATTATTGAAGGTTTTAGAGAAGTAACTCATTATTCCCCTTTTAAAAATACTTCTAAAGAAGTGGTTTTCTTTTTAGGTAAACCATTAAATTTTGATAAGGAAAAACAGGAAGAAGAAATTAATATTGTCGATTGATATAGTATTGAAGATGCTTTAGTAAACAAAATAACTCATGAAGTTAATCGTGAAATATTAGAAAAAGCAGTTAATTTTTATGTCACAAATTGTTGAAAATATAAATAA
- a CDS encoding toprim domain-containing protein: protein MNLELKEKIIESLKRIPGISKKQANKIVVFFLENKLQNTKELFEDIIILKNETKICSQCLAYAKQEICDICSDSKRNKKIFVVQDSLDIEKIESLDIEKGKYFVFSDSINLKQIRNETLEKIDHLLKVVAKNEEIILALNTDLNGQITMKYLEKRIRDEFKNKNVYQLSIGIPFGMAIESVDAISLKQAILNKRKI from the coding sequence ATGAATTTAGAACTTAAAGAAAAAATTATTGAATCCTTAAAAAGAATTCCAGGTATTTCAAAAAAGCAAGCAAATAAAATCGTGGTTTTTTTTCTTGAAAATAAACTTCAAAATACAAAAGAGTTATTTGAAGATATCATTATTCTAAAAAATGAAACTAAAATTTGTTCCCAATGCTTAGCTTATGCAAAGCAAGAAATATGTGATATTTGTTCAGATAGCAAAAGAAATAAAAAGATATTTGTTGTACAGGATAGTTTAGATATTGAAAAAATTGAATCACTTGATATAGAAAAAGGAAAGTATTTTGTTTTTAGCGATTCAATCAATTTAAAACAAATTAGAAATGAAACATTAGAAAAAATCGACCATTTATTAAAAGTTGTTGCTAAAAATGAAGAAATAATTTTGGCATTAAATACTGATTTAAATGGCCAAATTACAATGAAATATTTAGAAAAAAGAATTCGTGATGAATTTAAAAACAAAAATGTTTATCAGTTATCAATTGGAATTCCCTTTGGAATGGCAATTGAATCAGTTGATGCAATATCATTAAAACAAGCAATTTTAAATAAAAGAAAAATATAA
- a CDS encoding RNA-binding domain-containing protein, whose product MKIDNVIIEASLTEFKVDLETEKPAHWLKTLVAFANSNGGSMYFGVNNNAELIGLKNAQDIAEKITDFIDKRITPSLPYELIPYSKDKLDCIEIKVSKGNATPYYYFHEKTREVYVRKGSSTVLATNQEIVNLVLRGANLTYDRVVTNIKQTEKSFTVFEATWYDRTHTKFTKEDYISLGLSNDEGFLTNAGVLIADQNTYLHNRLFCTRWNGLTKTGLDEARDDREIEGSIVNQLIRALDFFEANTHKRWHKESTGRVDEPDYDMLAIQEALVNAIIHRDYTELGSEVCLDIYDDRIEISSPGIAYDNQNIPKNVDFIVKSKRRNPILADVFSRMHYMDRRGSGLKKITDETRRLFNDEGYHVEYYNNNGFFMVTIYNANYGKNGNVTENVTNVTKNLTNLENQVLELIKQGINTTKDLVVKTGKTKMSISRTTASLQQKHLILRVGSSRIGHWEVKD is encoded by the coding sequence TTGAAAATAGATAATGTAATTATCGAAGCTTCTTTAACTGAATTTAAAGTTGACTTAGAAACTGAAAAACCAGCACATTGGCTTAAAACTTTAGTTGCATTTGCTAATTCAAATGGTGGTTCGATGTATTTTGGAGTTAATAATAATGCTGAATTAATTGGTTTGAAAAATGCTCAAGATATTGCAGAAAAGATTACAGACTTTATTGATAAAAGAATAACACCTTCACTGCCTTATGAATTAATTCCTTATTCTAAAGATAAATTAGATTGTATTGAAATCAAAGTATCAAAAGGTAATGCCACACCATATTATTATTTTCATGAAAAGACAAGAGAAGTATATGTAAGAAAAGGTAGTTCAACTGTACTTGCTACTAATCAAGAAATAGTAAATTTAGTGCTTAGAGGTGCTAATCTTACATATGATAGAGTAGTGACTAATATAAAGCAAACAGAAAAGTCATTTACTGTATTTGAAGCAACTTGGTATGATAGAACACATACAAAATTTACTAAAGAAGATTATATCTCTTTAGGTCTTTCTAATGACGAAGGATTTTTAACTAATGCAGGTGTTTTAATAGCAGATCAAAATACATATTTGCATAATAGATTATTTTGTACTAGATGGAACGGATTAACTAAAACTGGTTTAGATGAAGCAAGAGACGATAGAGAAATTGAAGGAAGTATTGTTAATCAGTTAATAAGAGCTTTAGATTTCTTTGAAGCGAACACTCATAAAAGATGGCATAAAGAATCAACAGGAAGAGTAGATGAACCTGATTATGATATGTTAGCCATTCAAGAAGCACTAGTTAATGCGATAATTCATCGTGATTATACAGAGCTTGGTAGTGAAGTTTGTCTTGATATTTATGATGATAGGATTGAAATATCATCTCCGGGTATTGCTTATGATAATCAAAACATACCAAAGAATGTTGATTTTATAGTTAAATCAAAAAGAAGAAATCCAATCTTAGCTGATGTATTTTCAAGAATGCATTATATGGATAGAAGAGGATCTGGCTTAAAGAAAATAACTGATGAAACCAGAAGATTATTCAACGATGAAGGTTACCATGTTGAATACTACAATAACAATGGATTTTTTATGGTAACAATTTACAATGCAAATTATGGTAAAAACGGTAACGTTACCGAAAATGTTACCAATGTTACTAAAAACTTGACCAATCTTGAAAACCAAGTGCTTGAATTAATTAAACAAGGAATTAATACCACTAAAGATTTAGTTGTTAAGACCGGAAAAACGAAAATGAGTATTTCAAGAACTACGGCAAGTCTCCAACAAAAGCACTTAATTTTAAGAGTTGGATCAAGCAGAATTGGACACTGGGAAGTAAAAGATTAA
- the tmk gene encoding dTMP kinase: protein MQRKGKFIAFEGMDGSGKTTIIQMLKNELITKNLIDNFVFTREPGSAFSKEAEKIRQLILDNENSFSSMVDALLFATSRRLNLEKGIWPALEENKNVITDRYTTSSYVYQGVLGDATLENVEIINKIATNQTEPDFVIFFDLEPSISVERITKMREGMDRLETSDISYYVSLRESYKKVIAKNPERYRIINANCSIIELFNKVVDILKKENVL, encoded by the coding sequence ATGCAAAGAAAAGGAAAATTTATCGCTTTTGAAGGAATGGATGGTTCGGGTAAAACAACAATTATTCAAATGCTAAAAAATGAATTAATTACAAAGAACTTAATTGATAATTTTGTTTTTACAAGAGAACCAGGATCGGCATTTTCAAAAGAAGCTGAAAAAATTAGACAATTAATTTTAGACAATGAAAATTCATTTAGTTCAATGGTAGATGCACTTTTATTTGCCACTAGCCGTCGTTTAAATTTGGAGAAAGGTATTTGACCTGCTTTAGAAGAAAATAAAAACGTAATAACTGACAGATATACAACTTCTTCATATGTTTATCAAGGTGTTTTAGGTGATGCAACTTTAGAAAATGTTGAGATTATTAATAAAATAGCAACCAATCAAACTGAACCTGATTTTGTAATTTTCTTTGATTTAGAGCCCTCTATTTCAGTTGAAAGAATTACTAAGATGCGCGAAGGAATGGACCGCCTAGAAACTTCTGATATTTCTTATTATGTTTCATTGCGCGAATCTTATAAAAAAGTAATAGCTAAAAACCCTGAGAGATATCGTATTATTAACGCTAACTGTTCAATTATTGAACTATTTAATAAAGTAGTAGATATTCTTAAAAAAGAAAATGTATTATAA
- the rsmI gene encoding 16S rRNA (cytidine(1402)-2'-O)-methyltransferase yields MESRLYIVGTPIGNLEDITFRAIRILSEVDIILCEDIRVSQKILKHFEINNKKLIAYHKFNEKQLAPKIIEQILSGKNVALISDAGMPCISDPGFNLISEAKKQNIFVDVIGGVTAFTHAFIKANLGSTFSFIGFLKDKSGERINQLKKITEGIYVSYVSPYKLISTLEDFNSVFGDNVNLYLCKELTKLHEKDYEGTPLEVLETLKKEPIKGEFVLVFAIKKQKHIKINKYAK; encoded by the coding sequence ATGGAATCTAGACTATATATAGTTGGTACACCAATTGGTAATTTAGAAGATATTACTTTCCGTGCTATACGTATTTTGAGTGAAGTTGATATTATTTTGTGTGAAGATATAAGAGTAAGTCAAAAAATATTGAAACACTTTGAAATTAATAATAAAAAATTAATTGCTTATCATAAGTTTAATGAAAAACAATTAGCTCCAAAAATAATTGAACAAATATTATCTGGTAAAAATGTAGCATTAATATCTGATGCTGGAATGCCATGTATTTCCGATCCTGGTTTTAATTTAATAAGCGAAGCTAAAAAACAAAATATTTTCGTAGATGTTATTGGTGGAGTAACGGCATTCACGCATGCTTTTATTAAAGCTAACTTAGGTTCAACATTTAGTTTTATTGGTTTTTTAAAGGACAAAAGCGGAGAAAGAATTAATCAACTAAAAAAGATTACTGAGGGAATTTATGTTTCTTATGTTTCACCTTATAAACTTATAAGTACCTTAGAAGACTTTAATAGTGTTTTTGGCGATAATGTAAATCTTTACTTGTGTAAAGAATTAACAAAGTTGCATGAAAAAGATTATGAAGGAACTCCATTGGAAGTTTTAGAGACACTAAAAAAAGAGCCTATTAAAGGCGAGTTTGTTTTAGTTTTTGCAATTAAAAAACAAAAACATATAAAGATTAATAAATACGCAAAATAA
- the secA gene encoding preprotein translocase subunit SecA produces the protein MKFFKFKSTEMRIAEHTLKKINQLEKSVVKLTDEELKHKTIEFRERIKLGETQDDIRPEVFAVSREATKRILGKRPYDVQMIGGIILDLGSVAEMKTGEGKTITSIAPVYLNALGGNSVIVSTVNEYLAERDAEEMGQVFKFLGLTVGINKAQMHTNLKREAYACDVVYSVHSELGFDYLRDNMVMSKEEKVQRGLDYILLDEVDSILIDEAKTPLIISGGDQEESTMYTIADLFVRTLNHDDYFIDEESKSVYLTDQGIEKANKYFNFKNLYDLENSELVHRIQNSLRAHKVMKLDVEYIVRNDKIELVDSFTGRIMEGRAYSEGLQQAIQAKERVEVESETKTLATITYQNFFRLFKKISGMTGTAKTEEKEFIDIYNMRVNVVPTNKPVVRIDDKDEIYVDMHSKWQAVTKEVKRAYQRKQPILIGTAQVEDSEILHEYLLQEGIPHTVLNAKQDASEAEIISKAGQAGAVTIATNMAGRGTDIKPTKEAIENGGLYVLGTEKAESRRIDNQLKGRSGRQGDIGYTKFFLSLDDQLILRFSVQDKWKEIFKEYGSDPIPGESIRSAFLRAQKKIEGFNYDSRKSVLNFDDVIRQQRDLIYEQRDLILQRDDLGSIIHKMFQVAVKQIVNNPYFVQKNDTLDFENFSNYLNKNFMLLTQHKFTNEEIRKMDKEELINYIFSIWKKEYDTLRQNIVEKYGLTSLVKSERSIILNVFDSGWQDHINIMDKLRRSTHLVQYAQKNPYQIYTKLGSKKFKELTDRIAMECSINLLNNYEGLPSSNSQIDFPWLVNNNDFKNNEESLETANQFINFLLDSERKHLISEGKNEEEVEEILKTKKQEVLKEFKIKLENLLGLKENQ, from the coding sequence ATGAAATTTTTTAAATTTAAATCAACAGAAATGCGTATAGCTGAACATACACTAAAGAAAATTAATCAATTAGAAAAAAGTGTTGTAAAACTAACTGATGAAGAGTTAAAACATAAAACTATAGAATTTCGTGAAAGAATTAAACTAGGCGAAACTCAGGACGATATTAGACCTGAAGTTTTTGCTGTTTCAAGAGAAGCAACAAAAAGAATATTAGGGAAAAGACCATATGACGTACAAATGATTGGTGGTATTATTCTTGACTTGGGTTCAGTTGCTGAAATGAAAACTGGTGAAGGTAAAACAATTACTTCGATTGCTCCAGTTTATTTAAATGCTTTAGGTGGTAATAGTGTTATTGTTTCGACTGTTAACGAATATTTAGCCGAACGTGATGCTGAAGAAATGGGGCAAGTATTTAAGTTTTTAGGTTTAACTGTTGGAATCAATAAAGCACAAATGCATACTAATTTAAAAAGAGAAGCATATGCTTGTGATGTTGTTTATTCAGTTCACTCTGAATTGGGTTTTGACTATCTACGTGATAATATGGTTATGTCAAAAGAAGAAAAAGTGCAAAGAGGTCTAGATTATATTCTTTTAGATGAGGTTGATTCGATATTAATTGATGAGGCTAAAACTCCTCTTATTATTTCCGGAGGTGATCAAGAAGAAAGTACAATGTACACAATTGCTGATCTTTTTGTAAGAACTCTTAACCATGATGATTATTTTATTGATGAAGAATCAAAATCGGTTTATTTAACTGATCAAGGAATTGAAAAAGCAAATAAGTATTTTAATTTTAAAAACTTATATGACTTAGAAAATTCTGAACTAGTGCATCGAATTCAAAACTCATTAAGAGCACATAAGGTTATGAAGCTTGATGTTGAATATATTGTTAGAAATGATAAGATTGAGTTAGTCGACTCTTTCACCGGTCGTATTATGGAAGGACGTGCTTACTCAGAGGGCTTACAACAAGCTATTCAAGCAAAAGAAAGAGTTGAAGTAGAATCTGAAACTAAAACACTAGCAACAATTACTTACCAAAACTTCTTTAGATTATTTAAAAAGATCAGTGGTATGACTGGTACTGCTAAAACTGAAGAAAAAGAATTTATTGACATCTACAATATGCGTGTTAATGTTGTTCCAACAAATAAGCCAGTTGTTAGAATTGATGATAAAGATGAAATTTATGTTGATATGCATTCTAAGTGACAAGCTGTTACTAAAGAAGTTAAAAGAGCATATCAACGTAAACAACCGATTTTAATTGGAACTGCTCAAGTTGAAGATTCAGAAATACTACATGAATATCTATTGCAAGAAGGAATTCCACATACTGTTTTAAATGCTAAGCAAGATGCTTCCGAAGCTGAAATAATTTCTAAAGCAGGACAGGCTGGAGCTGTTACAATTGCAACAAACATGGCTGGTCGTGGTACGGATATTAAACCAACAAAAGAAGCTATTGAAAACGGTGGATTATACGTTTTAGGAACAGAAAAAGCCGAATCACGCCGGATTGATAACCAATTAAAAGGGCGTTCAGGCCGTCAAGGAGATATAGGTTATACAAAATTCTTTTTATCTTTAGATGACCAATTAATCCTAAGATTTTCGGTTCAAGATAAATGAAAAGAAATCTTTAAAGAGTATGGTTCAGATCCGATTCCTGGTGAATCAATTCGTTCAGCATTCTTACGTGCACAAAAGAAAATCGAAGGATTTAACTATGATAGCCGTAAAAGTGTTTTAAACTTTGATGACGTTATTAGACAACAACGTGATTTAATTTATGAACAACGTGATTTAATTTTACAACGTGATGATTTAGGTTCAATTATTCACAAAATGTTTCAGGTCGCTGTAAAGCAAATTGTTAACAATCCATATTTTGTGCAAAAAAATGACACGCTAGATTTTGAAAACTTTTCTAATTATCTAAATAAAAACTTTATGTTATTAACACAACATAAATTTACAAACGAAGAAATTAGAAAAATGGATAAAGAAGAATTGATTAATTATATTTTTTCAATTTGAAAAAAAGAATATGACACTTTAAGACAAAATATTGTTGAAAAATATGGATTAACATCTTTAGTTAAATCAGAAAGAAGTATTATTCTAAATGTTTTTGATAGCGGATGACAAGATCATATTAACATTATGGATAAATTACGTCGCAGTACGCACTTAGTTCAATACGCACAAAAAAATCCATATCAAATTTATACAAAATTAGGTTCGAAAAAATTCAAGGAATTAACCGATCGAATAGCTATGGAATGTAGTATTAATTTATTAAATAATTATGAAGGACTTCCTTCATCAAACAGTCAAATTGATTTTCCTTGATTAGTTAATAATAATGACTTTAAAAACAATGAAGAAAGTCTTGAAACAGCAAACCAATTTATTAACTTTTTATTAGATTCAGAAAGAAAACATTTAATTTCTGAAGGCAAAAATGAAGAAGAAGTGGAAGAAATTTTAAAAACCAAAAAACAAGAGGTTTTAAAAGAATTTAAAATTAAGCTAGAAAATTTATTAGGCTTAAAAGAAAACCAATAA
- a CDS encoding SHOCT domain-containing protein, translated as MHHKQIEGEIKYRFACLLLNQMLKDKFITKDELILFKKKIIKKI; from the coding sequence ATGCATCATAAACAAATTGAAGGCGAAATAAAATATAGATTTGCATGTCTTCTTCTAAATCAAATGCTTAAAGATAAATTTATAACAAAAGATGAACTTATATTATTTAAGAAAAAGATCATTAAAAAAATATAA
- a CDS encoding carbohydrate ABC transporter permease: protein MLSTSLKLRYKREKSVLKSKQELMTKPYTTTNVWGKIFSWSFKITILTFFSFLVILPFYFMIEQSLVDPRFYHDQGFKIAWWPFEYENYVKAGKVFAGNLGTSLNWSNFASSLKEGYLESLVFTAGFTSISVVVRLFFAISLGYALSMRNWRGKNVFFGLLLSLMVIPEITLISLQYTLVSKAGWIGNKNPLIIIAMIVPFATSIFNAYMYKNAFEAIPNSVKESSMLDGAGGLKYFFNIALPMVKATTWTVVILTALASWNSYTWPALLWDSAPGETAGYYAPINLWLFTTGKYEVAPGQVQTVLSIRMAATLLAVLPMIIVYFILRKRIMAAISRQGNATKG from the coding sequence ATGTTATCAACAAGCTTAAAGCTGAGATACAAAAGAGAAAAATCAGTTTTAAAATCTAAACAAGAATTAATGACAAAACCTTATACAACTACAAACGTATGAGGAAAAATATTTTCATGATCTTTTAAAATAACCATTTTAACATTTTTTAGTTTTTTAGTTATTCTTCCATTTTACTTTATGATTGAACAATCATTAGTAGATCCAAGGTTTTACCACGACCAAGGATTTAAGATTGCATGATGACCTTTTGAATATGAAAATTATGTAAAAGCAGGTAAGGTTTTTGCCGGAAACTTGGGAACAAGCCTTAATTGATCAAACTTTGCAAGTTCACTTAAAGAAGGATATTTGGAATCTTTAGTTTTCACAGCAGGATTTACATCAATATCTGTTGTTGTTAGATTATTCTTCGCAATTTCTTTAGGATATGCATTATCAATGAGAAATTGAAGAGGAAAAAATGTATTTTTTGGATTATTATTATCTTTAATGGTTATTCCAGAAATTACCCTTATTTCATTACAATATACTTTAGTATCAAAAGCTGGATGAATAGGTAATAAAAACCCATTAATCATTATTGCAATGATAGTCCCATTTGCAACATCAATATTTAATGCTTATATGTATAAAAATGCTTTTGAAGCAATTCCTAACTCTGTTAAGGAATCATCAATGCTTGACGGGGCTGGTGGTTTAAAATACTTCTTTAACATTGCTTTACCAATGGTTAAAGCAACAACATGAACAGTTGTTATTTTAACTGCTTTAGCATCATGAAACTCATATACATGACCAGCATTATTATGAGATTCTGCACCTGGTGAAACTGCAGGATATTATGCCCCTATTAACTTATGACTATTTACCACTGGTAAATACGAAGTTGCTCCAGGACAAGTTCAAACAGTTTTATCAATAAGAATGGCAGCAACATTATTAGCTGTTTTACCAATGATTATTGTATACTTCATTTTAAGAAAGAGAATTATGGCAGCTATTTCTAGACAAGGAAATGCTACAAAAGGATAG